The following coding sequences lie in one Nitratireductor mangrovi genomic window:
- a CDS encoding efflux RND transporter permease subunit, protein MKKFAMDRIGEAVTGHLRPVALACAAITAVALAALATGLTFNGSVTDILKVDTPVYNALAAVERDFHRFSTDEVLVVEAGDFGTPDAYAALEEFVSELQLVEGIEATISVFSLPGPGSGAEPWLGTEVANALPPDQRLDRFLAGQPLAADLMAADRTMTLVVLMIGQKHQHETVLSASSRAEIEVIATSYAPALSVGFAGLGEIHRSIERALKSDTLLLATVSVSLCVLLALLIFRSWRAALTCAVPPIVGVIWFFGFAAFAGVTIDTITTIIPTLLIVVGFADAVHLYFAILRARDSGLESPAAIREAVAETGPACFLTSLTTAVACLGIGLAGSATLDTFAWAGFAGMFIQLAAVIALVPILASLLLPREPEKKPAATALFAALSGAATALIAYRRAIVAGSVVLFALLAYAQSQLESGFRFSEHLQEGSALAEVEDRLASRGLGSGQIFVVVADTGAKTGFDAADTGRLIEAARAVFPDADEETASRLFPDAEQINRLAEEGHPLLRRYVARDGSRYLLPVPLDLSLTSNQIVAEAEAIRDRLADAGLSDVTDLVGLPLLSAYEVPGMIADLQLGFYAALLLVVIVLVVATGSLRMGLASLVPNLIPILGVEAWLYLTTGQLSMTAAVAFTIAFGIAVDNSIHLVNRYQRASAAGTAAPLALAIRDTASPIAASTLLLVAGLGVTQISSLPSVAVFGELVSGSLVLALFSSLFLLPGFVSLLAAPEKS, encoded by the coding sequence ATGAAAAAATTCGCGATGGACAGGATCGGCGAGGCAGTCACCGGCCATCTCCGCCCCGTCGCCCTTGCCTGCGCCGCGATCACCGCCGTCGCGCTTGCCGCGCTGGCCACCGGGCTGACGTTCAACGGTTCGGTGACCGACATCCTCAAGGTCGACACCCCGGTCTACAACGCCCTGGCCGCCGTCGAACGCGATTTCCATCGCTTTTCCACGGACGAGGTGCTGGTCGTAGAGGCCGGAGATTTCGGCACGCCGGACGCTTACGCCGCCCTTGAGGAGTTCGTCTCCGAGTTGCAGCTTGTCGAAGGCATCGAGGCGACGATTTCGGTGTTTTCGCTGCCCGGGCCGGGCAGCGGCGCCGAGCCATGGCTCGGGACGGAGGTCGCCAACGCCTTGCCGCCTGATCAGCGGCTCGATCGCTTTCTCGCCGGCCAGCCGCTGGCGGCGGATCTGATGGCAGCCGACCGCACGATGACACTTGTGGTGCTGATGATAGGCCAGAAGCACCAGCACGAGACTGTGCTGTCCGCCTCGTCGCGCGCCGAGATCGAGGTGATTGCGACCTCCTACGCCCCAGCGCTCTCGGTCGGCTTCGCCGGCCTCGGCGAAATCCACCGGTCGATCGAGCGTGCCTTGAAAAGCGACACGCTACTATTGGCGACCGTGTCGGTGTCTTTGTGCGTGCTTCTGGCGCTGCTGATCTTCCGCTCCTGGCGCGCCGCGCTCACCTGCGCGGTACCGCCCATCGTCGGCGTGATCTGGTTTTTCGGCTTCGCCGCCTTCGCCGGCGTCACCATAGACACCATCACCACCATCATTCCAACGCTATTGATCGTGGTCGGCTTCGCCGATGCGGTGCATCTCTATTTCGCCATCCTGCGCGCCCGCGACAGCGGCCTCGAAAGCCCCGCCGCCATCCGGGAGGCGGTGGCCGAGACCGGGCCGGCCTGCTTCCTGACCAGCCTCACCACCGCTGTTGCCTGCCTCGGCATTGGCCTTGCAGGCAGCGCCACGCTGGACACTTTCGCATGGGCAGGCTTCGCCGGCATGTTCATCCAGCTTGCGGCCGTCATCGCGCTGGTGCCGATCCTGGCGTCGCTGCTGCTTCCGCGCGAGCCTGAAAAGAAACCGGCCGCGACCGCCTTGTTCGCGGCCCTTTCCGGAGCTGCGACGGCCCTCATCGCCTACCGCCGGGCGATCGTCGCCGGTTCAGTGGTGCTTTTCGCATTGCTTGCCTATGCCCAGTCGCAGCTCGAAAGCGGCTTTCGTTTCTCCGAACACCTGCAGGAAGGAAGCGCGCTTGCCGAGGTCGAGGACCGGCTCGCCTCCAGGGGGCTCGGCAGCGGACAGATTTTCGTCGTTGTCGCAGACACGGGCGCCAAGACCGGTTTCGACGCGGCCGATACCGGCCGGCTGATCGAGGCGGCTCGCGCAGTTTTTCCTGATGCGGACGAAGAGACCGCGAGCAGGCTTTTCCCGGATGCCGAGCAGATCAACCGGCTTGCCGAGGAAGGCCATCCGCTCCTGCGCCGTTATGTCGCCCGCGACGGCTCACGCTACTTGCTGCCGGTTCCGCTCGACCTGTCGCTGACATCGAACCAGATCGTCGCCGAGGCCGAGGCGATCCGCGACAGGCTGGCCGACGCCGGGCTTTCCGACGTGACCGACCTTGTCGGCCTGCCGCTTCTGTCGGCGTACGAGGTGCCCGGCATGATCGCCGACCTTCAACTCGGCTTCTATGCCGCGCTCCTGCTGGTGGTGATTGTCCTCGTCGTCGCTACCGGTTCGCTGCGCATGGGGCTGGCATCACTGGTGCCGAACCTGATCCCGATCCTCGGCGTCGAGGCGTGGCTTTACCTGACGACCGGGCAACTCTCGATGACCGCGGCCGTCGCCTTTACCATCGCCTTCGGCATTGCCGTCGACAATTCGATCCACCTCGTCAACCGCTACCAGCGCGCATCCGCCGCCGGCACGGCCGCGCCGCTTGCGCTTGCCATCCGCGACACGGCCTCGCCGATCGCGGCGAGCACGCTGCTTCTGGTCGCCGGCCTCGGCGTAACCCAGATCTCCAGCCTGCCGTCGGTCGCCGTCTTCGGCGAACTCGTCTCGGGCTCTCTGGTCCTGGCGCTGTTTTCCTCTTTGTTCCTGCTGCCGGGCTTTGTTAGCCTGCTCGCCGCACCGGAGAAGAGTTAA
- the paaB gene encoding 1,2-phenylacetyl-CoA epoxidase subunit PaaB has protein sequence MAKNEIPLWEVFIRPRNGLAHKHCGSVHAADEVMAIQAARDVYTRRGEGVSIWVVPSSAITASDPESKDENFEPALTKVYRHPTFYDIPDEVGHM, from the coding sequence ATGGCAAAGAACGAAATCCCGCTCTGGGAAGTCTTTATCCGGCCCCGCAACGGGCTTGCCCACAAGCATTGCGGCTCCGTGCACGCCGCCGACGAGGTGATGGCGATCCAGGCCGCTCGCGACGTTTATACGCGCCGCGGCGAGGGGGTCTCGATCTGGGTGGTGCCGTCGTCGGCGATCACCGCCTCGGACCCGGAAAGCAAGGATGAGAATTTCGAGCCGGCGCTGACCAAGGTCTACCGCCACCCGACCTTCTACGACATCCCCGACGAAGTGGGGCACATGTGA
- the paaK gene encoding phenylacetate--CoA ligase PaaK, producing the protein MKDLTPRKDDLEPIEIASRDEISALQLQRLKWSLKHAYANVPFYKKSFDDAGVHPDDLKTLSDLSKFPFTVKTDLRDNYPFGMFAVPREQVMRIHASSGTTGKPTVVGYTRNDLDVWATCMARSMRASGTRPGDIVHIAYGYGLFTGGLGAHYGAEKLGCTVVPVSGGMTTRQVTLIEDFRATTIMVTPSYVLSILDEYRAQGLDPRESPLQVGIFGAEPWTNAMRSEIEQAFDMHAVDIYGLSEVMGPGVANECVETKDGLHIWEDHFYPEIIDPQTGEPVADGERGELVFTSLSKEAFPIIRYRTRDLTRLLPGTARSMRRMEKITGRSDDMMILRGVNVFPTQIEEQILALDGLAPHFQIELTREGRMDEMTVHVEAVVTHASADARKASAAALRERIKDVVGITVRVDVTEPEKVARSQGKAQRILDNRPKG; encoded by the coding sequence ATGAAGGACCTGACCCCCAGGAAGGACGACCTCGAGCCGATCGAAATCGCCTCGCGCGACGAGATTTCGGCGCTGCAGCTCCAGCGGCTGAAATGGTCGCTGAAACACGCCTACGCCAATGTGCCGTTCTACAAGAAGAGCTTCGACGATGCGGGCGTGCATCCGGACGATCTGAAGACGCTGTCGGACCTTTCGAAGTTCCCGTTCACTGTCAAGACCGATTTGCGCGACAACTATCCTTTCGGCATGTTCGCGGTGCCGCGCGAGCAGGTCATGCGCATCCACGCCTCCTCGGGCACGACCGGCAAGCCGACCGTGGTCGGCTATACGAGAAACGACCTCGATGTCTGGGCGACCTGCATGGCGCGCTCGATGCGCGCCTCGGGCACGCGGCCGGGCGACATCGTGCATATCGCCTATGGATACGGGCTTTTCACCGGCGGGCTCGGCGCGCATTACGGGGCCGAGAAGCTCGGCTGCACCGTGGTGCCAGTCTCGGGCGGCATGACGACAAGGCAGGTGACGCTGATCGAGGATTTCCGCGCCACTACGATCATGGTCACGCCGTCCTATGTGCTGTCGATCCTGGACGAATACCGCGCGCAAGGGCTCGATCCGCGAGAGAGCCCGCTTCAGGTCGGCATCTTCGGCGCCGAACCGTGGACAAACGCCATGCGAAGCGAGATCGAGCAGGCCTTCGACATGCATGCGGTCGACATCTACGGGCTGTCGGAGGTGATGGGGCCGGGGGTCGCCAATGAATGCGTGGAGACCAAGGACGGGCTGCACATCTGGGAGGACCATTTCTATCCCGAGATCATCGACCCGCAGACCGGCGAGCCGGTCGCCGACGGCGAGCGTGGTGAACTGGTCTTCACCTCGCTGTCGAAAGAGGCCTTCCCGATCATCCGCTACCGCACGCGCGACCTGACCCGGCTGCTGCCGGGCACGGCGCGCTCGATGCGGCGCATGGAAAAGATCACCGGCCGCTCCGACGACATGATGATCCTGCGCGGCGTCAACGTGTTCCCGACCCAGATCGAGGAGCAGATCCTGGCGCTCGACGGGCTGGCGCCGCACTTCCAGATCGAGCTCACCCGCGAAGGCCGCATGGACGAAATGACGGTGCATGTCGAGGCGGTCGTGACGCATGCCAGCGCCGACGCGCGCAAGGCGTCTGCGGCGGCTTTGCGCGAACGCATCAAGGATGTGGTCGGCATCACGGTCCGGGTCGACGTGACCGAGCCGGAGAAGGTGGCGCGCAGCCAGGGCAAGGCACAGCGCATCCTCGACAACCGGCCCAAGGGATAA
- a CDS encoding PaaX family transcriptional regulator, which translates to MDVTESSAESALEGLIDALHGRGRLRVWSLIVTFFGDAVVPRGGRVGLSVLQELMARLRIETGAVRTAMSRLAADCWLERERDGRNSFYRLAEEGRHAFDFATKRIYAAGPPGWDGTWLVAVAPASGANGARAGREQAMAELGFAAAGAGAFVRPFANIPELTEDIPPGLLVVRGTALREAPELSALWDLDELATAYRALDEELTPLGRALERGARLSPLDAMAARVLVDHSWRRIVLRDPGLPADLLPADWPGEMTRARVKAVYAALAEPSEAWLDASGLPAQVDAKRFRGRFGGI; encoded by the coding sequence ATGGATGTCACGGAGAGTTCGGCCGAAAGCGCGCTTGAAGGCCTGATCGACGCCTTGCACGGGCGCGGGCGGCTTCGCGTCTGGTCGCTGATCGTCACCTTTTTCGGCGATGCGGTGGTGCCGCGCGGCGGCCGCGTCGGCCTGTCGGTGCTGCAGGAACTGATGGCGCGGCTCAGGATCGAGACCGGCGCGGTGCGCACCGCGATGTCGCGCCTCGCCGCCGATTGCTGGTTGGAGCGCGAGCGCGACGGCCGCAACTCCTTCTACCGTCTGGCCGAGGAAGGCCGCCACGCCTTCGATTTCGCCACCAAGCGTATCTATGCCGCCGGCCCGCCCGGGTGGGACGGCACCTGGCTGGTCGCGGTGGCGCCGGCGAGCGGGGCCAACGGCGCGCGCGCCGGGCGCGAGCAGGCAATGGCCGAGTTGGGCTTCGCCGCGGCGGGTGCCGGCGCCTTCGTCCGGCCCTTCGCCAACATCCCGGAACTGACCGAGGATATTCCGCCCGGCCTGCTGGTCGTGCGCGGGACGGCTCTGCGTGAAGCGCCGGAGCTGTCCGCGCTCTGGGATCTCGATGAACTGGCCACGGCCTACCGGGCGCTCGACGAGGAACTGACGCCGCTTGGTCGCGCGCTTGAGCGCGGGGCGCGGCTTTCGCCACTCGACGCCATGGCGGCGCGCGTTCTGGTTGACCATTCCTGGCGCCGCATCGTGCTGCGCGATCCCGGCCTGCCGGCCGACCTTCTGCCGGCCGACTGGCCCGGCGAAATGACGCGGGCCCGGGTGAAGGCGGTCTATGCCGCACTTGCCGAACCGAGCGAAGCCTGGCTCGACGCCTCCGGCCTGCCGGCGCAGGTCGACGCAAAGAGGTTCAGGGGCAGGTTCGGCGGGATTTGA
- the paaI gene encoding hydroxyphenylacetyl-CoA thioesterase PaaI, with protein MALSAEEIARRSADAMWARDDASKWLGASLDAVGPGTATLSMTVETHHTNGHDICHGGYIFTLADSAFAFACNSYNRIVVAQHNSITFIAPGRLGDRLTAEAREIARFGRSGIYDVRVSDQKGTLIAEFRGNSRMIDGTHFDDGNG; from the coding sequence ATGGCGTTGTCGGCGGAAGAGATCGCGCGCAGGTCGGCGGACGCGATGTGGGCGCGCGACGATGCGTCCAAATGGCTTGGCGCCAGCCTCGACGCGGTCGGCCCCGGCACTGCGACCTTGTCGATGACGGTCGAGACCCATCACACCAACGGCCACGACATCTGCCATGGCGGCTACATCTTCACGCTGGCGGATTCGGCCTTCGCCTTTGCCTGCAATTCCTACAACCGGATCGTCGTCGCCCAGCACAACTCGATCACCTTCATCGCGCCGGGCCGGCTCGGCGACCGGCTGACGGCGGAAGCGCGCGAGATCGCCCGTTTCGGGCGCTCCGGCATCTACGACGTGCGGGTGAGCGACCAGAAGGGCACGCTGATCGCCGAGTTTCGCGGCAATTCGCGCATGATCGACGGCACGCATTTCGACGACGGGAATGGCTGA
- the paaE gene encoding 1,2-phenylacetyl-CoA epoxidase subunit PaaE translates to MAPRFHDLTVSAIERQTPEAVAIAFDLPEDLRETFRFKPGQYLTLATSLDGEDVRRSYSICSAPGDAQLKVGVKKVADGRFSRFVNDRLAVGDTIRVMPPEGRFTSLAGPRHDYLLIASGSGITPMLSIAKTVLGHEPDSTVTLVYGNRSTETIMFREELEDLKDRHLRRFSLVHLLSREKQDVDLLNGRIDGARIEMLSERGLIDPLGSDGVFLCGPGEMIDDVATTLKTYGVDEDRIRFERFTPSGEAPRPRAPSKAAKKAAADGVAIEVVLDGMRREFPMGEGAANVLDAAHEAGIELPYSCAGGMCCTCRCRVVEGQTEMAVNFSLEPWEIEAGFTLACQTRPLSQKLVLDFDAA, encoded by the coding sequence ATGGCCCCCCGATTTCACGACCTGACCGTTTCGGCGATCGAGCGCCAGACCCCGGAAGCCGTCGCGATCGCCTTCGACCTGCCCGAGGATCTGCGCGAGACGTTCCGCTTCAAGCCCGGCCAGTACCTGACGCTGGCGACGAGCCTCGACGGCGAGGACGTACGCCGCTCCTATTCGATCTGCTCGGCCCCGGGCGACGCGCAGCTCAAGGTCGGAGTCAAGAAGGTCGCCGACGGGCGCTTTTCGCGCTTCGTCAACGACAGGCTGGCGGTCGGCGACACCATCCGTGTCATGCCGCCGGAAGGGCGCTTCACCTCTCTGGCCGGGCCGCGCCACGACTATCTGCTGATCGCATCGGGCTCCGGCATCACGCCGATGCTGTCGATCGCCAAGACGGTGCTCGGGCACGAACCGGATTCGACCGTGACGCTCGTCTACGGGAACCGCTCGACCGAGACGATCATGTTCCGCGAGGAACTGGAGGACCTGAAGGACCGGCACCTGCGCCGATTTTCACTGGTGCATCTGCTGTCGCGCGAAAAACAGGACGTCGACCTCCTGAACGGCCGCATCGACGGCGCACGCATCGAGATGCTCTCCGAGCGCGGGTTGATCGACCCGTTGGGCTCCGACGGCGTCTTTTTGTGCGGGCCGGGCGAGATGATCGACGACGTCGCCACGACGCTGAAGACTTACGGCGTCGACGAGGACCGCATCCGTTTCGAGCGCTTCACGCCGTCCGGCGAAGCGCCGCGGCCGCGCGCGCCGTCGAAGGCGGCGAAGAAGGCCGCCGCCGACGGGGTCGCCATCGAGGTCGTGCTCGACGGCATGCGGCGCGAGTTCCCGATGGGCGAAGGGGCGGCCAACGTGCTCGACGCGGCGCACGAGGCCGGGATCGAGCTTCCGTATTCCTGTGCCGGCGGCATGTGCTGCACCTGCCGGTGCCGCGTCGTCGAGGGGCAGACCGAGATGGCGGTCAACTTCTCGCTGGAGCCGTGGGAAATCGAGGCCGGCTTCACCCTTGCCTGCCAGACGCGGCCGCTGTCGCAGAAGCTGGTGCTCGATTTCGACGCGGCATAG
- the paaA gene encoding 1,2-phenylacetyl-CoA epoxidase subunit PaaA produces the protein MYSQGLIGAKTDTDEDEAFLAAFQARIDAEEKIEPNDPMPEGYRKTLVRQIGQHAHSEIVGMLPEGNWITRAPSLRRKAALLAKVQDEGGHGLYLYSAAETLGVSREQMTEELLSGKAKYSSIFNYPTLTWADIGAIGWLVDGAAIMNQIPLCRCSYGPYARAMIRVCKEESFHQRQGYEIMMTLARGTPEQKEMAQDALNRWWWPSLMMFGPHDSDSQHGDQSMKWKIKRFTNDELRQKFVDATVPQGEYLGLSFPDPDLRWNEERGSYDFGEIDWDEFWRVVKGGGPMNRERIVARRKAWEDGQWVREAALAHAEKRRARREATKLAAE, from the coding sequence ATGTACAGTCAGGGTCTGATCGGCGCCAAGACCGACACGGATGAGGACGAGGCCTTCCTCGCCGCGTTCCAGGCGCGCATCGACGCCGAGGAAAAGATCGAGCCCAACGACCCGATGCCGGAAGGCTATCGCAAGACGCTGGTGCGCCAGATCGGCCAGCACGCGCATTCCGAGATCGTCGGCATGCTGCCGGAGGGCAACTGGATCACGCGGGCGCCGTCGCTGCGGCGCAAGGCGGCCCTTCTGGCCAAGGTGCAGGACGAGGGCGGCCACGGGCTCTACCTCTATTCGGCGGCCGAGACGCTGGGCGTCAGCCGCGAGCAGATGACCGAGGAGCTTCTCTCCGGCAAGGCCAAATATTCCTCCATCTTCAACTATCCGACGCTCACCTGGGCCGACATCGGCGCCATCGGCTGGCTGGTCGACGGGGCCGCGATCATGAACCAGATCCCGCTCTGCCGCTGCTCCTACGGGCCCTACGCGCGGGCGATGATCCGGGTCTGCAAGGAGGAAAGCTTTCATCAGCGCCAGGGTTACGAGATCATGATGACGCTGGCGCGCGGCACGCCCGAGCAGAAGGAGATGGCGCAGGACGCGCTGAACCGCTGGTGGTGGCCGTCGCTGATGATGTTCGGGCCGCACGATTCCGACAGCCAGCATGGCGACCAGTCGATGAAGTGGAAGATCAAGCGCTTCACCAATGACGAGCTCAGGCAGAAATTCGTCGACGCCACCGTGCCGCAGGGCGAATATCTGGGCCTGAGCTTCCCCGACCCTGACCTCAGATGGAACGAGGAACGCGGCTCCTACGATTTCGGCGAGATCGACTGGGACGAGTTCTGGCGCGTGGTCAAGGGCGGCGGACCGATGAACCGCGAACGCATCGTCGCCCGCCGGAAGGCGTGGGAGGACGGCCAATGGGTGCGCGAGGCAGCGCTTGCGCATGCCGAGAAGCGCCGGGCGCGGCGCGAGGCGACGAAGCTGGCAGCGGAGTAA
- the paaC gene encoding 1,2-phenylacetyl-CoA epoxidase subunit PaaC, with protein MAIENAVDRDTLATFLLRLADDHLVLGHRLSEWCGHAPMLEEDLAMPNMALDLIGQARSLYQYAAEVEDKGRTEDDFAYLRREREYLNCLMVERPNGDFAHTMLRQLYFAAFMEPFWQQAAGSSDETLAGVAAKAVKEVAYHIRHAGEWVVRLGDGTEESRRRMEEAVDALAPYVEELFDGDAVTEAVAAAGIAPDPSTLRDPFDRTVGAIFAEAGLDFVQAPFAQRGGREGRHGEAMGFLLADLQHMQRTYPGAVW; from the coding sequence ATGGCGATTGAGAACGCGGTCGACCGCGACACGCTGGCCACTTTCCTGCTGCGGCTCGCCGACGACCATCTTGTGCTCGGCCACCGGCTGTCGGAATGGTGCGGCCATGCGCCGATGCTGGAGGAAGATCTCGCCATGCCGAACATGGCGCTGGACCTGATCGGCCAGGCGCGCTCGCTCTATCAATATGCGGCCGAAGTCGAGGACAAGGGGCGTACGGAAGACGACTTCGCCTATCTGAGGCGCGAGCGCGAATATCTCAACTGCCTGATGGTCGAGCGACCGAATGGCGACTTCGCCCACACCATGCTGCGCCAGCTCTATTTTGCGGCCTTCATGGAGCCGTTCTGGCAGCAGGCCGCGGGTTCCAGCGACGAGACGCTTGCGGGGGTCGCCGCCAAGGCGGTCAAGGAGGTCGCCTACCACATCCGCCATGCCGGCGAATGGGTGGTGCGGCTCGGCGACGGCACCGAGGAGAGCCGCAGGCGAATGGAAGAAGCGGTCGACGCGCTGGCGCCCTATGTCGAGGAACTGTTCGACGGCGACGCGGTGACCGAGGCCGTGGCCGCGGCCGGTATTGCACCCGACCCGTCGACCTTGCGCGACCCGTTCGACCGCACCGTTGGCGCCATCTTTGCCGAGGCCGGGCTCGACTTCGTGCAGGCGCCGTTCGCCCAGCGCGGGGGGCGCGAAGGCCGGCACGGGGAGGCGATGGGCTTCCTGCTCGCCGACCTGCAGCACATGCAGCGCACTTATCCGGGAGCGGTATGGTGA
- a CDS encoding MBL fold metallo-hydrolase: protein MTTLDARELIDFLSRRRFLAGSAALIATPLLPTSAFALLEKRHSFTQGDFEITVMSDGDLRLPMNVLAPDATPEQLSEIAKEMGWAEMAQPATNIPLIKAGDDLVLVDNGSGGKFQPDTTGQLAQNLANAGIDPASITKVVFTHAHPDHVWGTLGDGDALAFPNAAYFVGAAEWDFWMNPEIFNQLPEEMHGFAKGAQRDLAAVEGRVTMVRAGDEIVSGISVLETPGHTPGHISLEVAGGDGLIITGDVTPNEIVSIEHPDWKFGFDAIPDLAIQTRQALVDRAATDKIKLLGYHFSYPGVGMVEKDGAGHRFVAAM from the coding sequence ATGACCACATTAGACGCAAGAGAACTGATCGATTTCCTGAGCCGCCGCCGCTTCCTTGCCGGGAGCGCAGCGCTCATCGCCACCCCGCTACTCCCAACGTCGGCCTTCGCGCTGCTCGAGAAGCGCCACAGCTTCACCCAGGGTGATTTCGAGATCACCGTGATGAGCGACGGCGACCTGCGGCTGCCGATGAACGTTCTGGCGCCGGACGCCACGCCCGAGCAACTGTCCGAGATCGCGAAGGAGATGGGCTGGGCCGAGATGGCGCAGCCGGCGACCAACATCCCGCTGATCAAGGCCGGTGACGACCTCGTGCTGGTCGACAACGGCTCGGGCGGCAAGTTCCAGCCCGACACCACCGGCCAGCTGGCGCAGAACCTCGCCAATGCCGGCATCGACCCGGCCTCGATCACCAAGGTCGTCTTCACCCACGCCCACCCCGACCATGTCTGGGGCACGCTCGGCGATGGCGATGCGCTCGCCTTCCCGAACGCCGCCTATTTTGTCGGCGCGGCCGAGTGGGATTTCTGGATGAACCCGGAGATCTTCAACCAGTTGCCCGAGGAAATGCATGGCTTCGCCAAGGGCGCGCAACGCGATCTCGCCGCGGTTGAAGGCCGCGTGACCATGGTCAGGGCCGGCGACGAGATCGTTTCCGGCATCTCCGTGTTGGAGACGCCGGGGCACACGCCCGGCCACATCTCGCTCGAGGTCGCGGGCGGTGACGGGCTGATCATCACCGGCGACGTGACGCCCAACGAGATCGTCTCGATCGAGCATCCCGACTGGAAATTCGGCTTCGACGCCATTCCCGATCTCGCCATCCAGACGCGGCAGGCGCTGGTCGACCGCGCGGCAACCGACAAGATCAAGCTGCTCGGCTACCACTTCAGCTATCCGGGCGTCGGCATGGTGGAAAAGGACGGCGCCGGCCACCGCTTCGTCGCGGCGATGTGA
- the paaD gene encoding 1,2-phenylacetyl-CoA epoxidase subunit PaaD, whose translation MEAPAAAFLPTRGEERSRAWAAAASVPDPEVPCVTVADLGILRSVEMDGDVAVAKVTPTYSGCPATLAIELAVETALREAGFEARVERVISPAWTTDWITAEGREKLRAYGIAPPVEGSNSIRALFGETVVSCPRCDSEETERVSEFGSTPCKAHYRCTACREPFDYFKCI comes from the coding sequence ATGGAAGCGCCGGCAGCCGCCTTTCTGCCCACTCGCGGGGAGGAGAGAAGCCGCGCCTGGGCCGCCGCCGCGTCGGTGCCCGATCCCGAGGTGCCATGTGTCACGGTGGCCGATCTCGGCATCCTGCGCTCGGTCGAAATGGACGGCGATGTCGCCGTGGCGAAAGTGACGCCGACCTATTCCGGCTGCCCGGCGACGCTGGCGATCGAGCTGGCAGTGGAGACCGCGCTGCGTGAGGCAGGGTTCGAGGCGCGCGTGGAGCGGGTGATCTCGCCTGCATGGACGACCGACTGGATCACCGCGGAAGGCCGCGAGAAGTTGCGCGCCTATGGCATCGCGCCGCCGGTCGAAGGCTCCAATTCGATCCGGGCGCTGTTCGGCGAGACTGTCGTTTCCTGTCCGCGATGCGACTCCGAGGAAACCGAGCGGGTCTCCGAATTCGGGTCCACGCCCTGCAAGGCGCACTATCGCTGCACCGCCTGCCGCGAACCGTTCGACTATTTCAAATGCATCTGA
- a CDS encoding TetR/AcrR family transcriptional regulator — protein sequence MARTRAKDYDDKRRALLHQAALTFARDGYDRASMASLAADCGVSKALLYHYYASKEALLFDIINTHLEALVDAVEAADEPEAQPRARLESLVAALLEAYRDADAEHKVQLGALQLLPEDDQAQLKALERQLVERFADAIRAVRPELFDGSRLLKPVTMSLFGMLNWFYMWFREGGAVSRRAYAGIATAILVGGVAGLDEEGRSSDR from the coding sequence ATGGCCCGCACCCGCGCCAAGGACTATGACGACAAGCGCCGTGCGCTTCTGCACCAGGCGGCGCTGACCTTCGCGCGCGACGGCTATGACCGCGCTTCCATGGCCTCGCTCGCCGCCGATTGCGGCGTGTCGAAGGCGTTGCTCTACCACTACTACGCCTCCAAGGAGGCGCTGCTCTTCGACATCATCAACACGCATCTGGAAGCTTTGGTTGATGCCGTCGAGGCCGCGGACGAGCCGGAGGCGCAGCCGCGCGCGCGGCTCGAATCGCTGGTCGCGGCACTGCTCGAGGCCTACCGGGACGCCGACGCCGAGCACAAGGTACAACTCGGCGCCCTGCAGCTTCTGCCCGAGGACGATCAGGCGCAGCTCAAGGCGCTGGAACGCCAGCTCGTCGAACGCTTCGCCGACGCGATCCGCGCCGTGCGGCCCGAACTCTTCGACGGCTCGCGGCTTTTGAAGCCGGTGACAATGAGCCTCTTCGGCATGCTCAACTGGTTCTATATGTGGTTCCGCGAGGGCGGGGCGGTCAGCCGCCGCGCCTATGCCGGGATCGCGACTGCGATCCTGGTCGGAGGCGTGGCCGGACTCGATGAAGAAGGCAGGTCATCGGATCGATGA
- a CDS encoding PaaI family thioesterase: MPDFGVSEAEETLARVFAPWIVDMGLKPQGFDASGGDFLLPENPALVHVGGVICGQATAAAADTCSVVALAALNGRFRICTTVDLTTHFIRPLKPGAVEIRVEVLSNGRRMAYTRVEMKAKGEDKVAVTATSAFAYLED; this comes from the coding sequence ATGCCGGATTTCGGAGTAAGCGAGGCCGAGGAAACGCTTGCGCGCGTCTTTGCGCCGTGGATCGTCGATATGGGGCTGAAACCGCAGGGTTTCGACGCATCGGGCGGCGATTTCCTGCTGCCGGAAAACCCGGCGCTGGTTCATGTCGGCGGCGTGATCTGCGGCCAGGCGACGGCGGCGGCCGCCGACACCTGCTCGGTGGTGGCGCTGGCGGCCCTGAACGGCCGTTTCCGCATCTGCACCACGGTCGACCTTACCACCCATTTCATCCGTCCGCTGAAACCCGGAGCGGTCGAGATCCGCGTCGAGGTGCTCTCCAACGGCCGGCGCATGGCCTACACCCGCGTCGAAATGAAGGCGAAGGGCGAGGACAAGGTGGCGGTCACGGCGACCAGCGCGTTTGCATATCTGGAGGATTAG